The following coding sequences are from one Psychrobacter sp. AH5 window:
- a CDS encoding heavy metal translocating P-type ATPase yields MSSSFTSSSKYSSASDARYEDNSIIEGLVLPPAEHCFHCGDPVPKPPFHAQILGESREMCCMGCQLAAQSIVETGLEQYYLDRSEINRTASLPTQLTRLEAYDHDEIKSQFVYAQDGLSVAELSVNNLRCAACTWLIESRLYEINGIDKCQVNLTNQRMRVIWNEDKLPISRILAVINEIGYEAKPYRQDTHEAMLARHNNQMLLRLGIAALGSMQAMMYAVAIYFGEYSDMLVFQRDFLRWVSLFVSIPVFFYAGVPFFTSAWAAIRARQVNMDVPVSVALIVTFFASLYATVTGQGETYYDSVSMFIFFLLAGRYIEHNARLKAATMANDLVVVEPILVQKIAEDKASANHILERLDSLQQSEPLPEQQVSALPNFKQTMDASVKQLTEEIALAWQQSTAASEASTDSSIANKMVTAHSLQVGDIIMVEAGAEIISDGILLSPTATVSQSLLTGEGDLIIKRQGDYIVGGAQNDSQPFEMLVTALPEDSQMGLIDRLMNRAMSEKPKLAQQADKLARWFVARILVLSVLVFIGWYIVDPSQAIWATVAVLVATCPCALSLATPIALTVATNRLASYGFLTTRGHTLQTLAEITHVAFDKTGTLTFGKPNLLNIELLTSAAAFNRLTQNKASLIEKKTKVSTATDYQDQLLSIAAALEVGSRHPIAHALLTAAYQLHLPATQDLQHYPAGGVEAMIDGVLYRIGHAEFAMDTANSNGRSQTLDIDLLTHRASSAVVLSCQALVDDTANSEPSWQALACFYFNDKVRDSAKATLDSLKELGIESIMLTGDPSPQALVMADSLGMSAAFNGLSPTDKVNHIQQLQSEGGVVLMVGDGINDAPVLAAADVSTSIAGAADLAQVSSDSIILNGQIEAIKSAKHIANKTERIIKQNFRWALGYNGIVLLPAIFGYVPPWLAAIGMSLSSLLVVLNALRLKRA; encoded by the coding sequence ATGTCCAGTTCTTTTACATCATCCTCCAAGTACTCCTCCGCGTCTGATGCTCGATACGAGGATAACTCTATCATCGAAGGCTTAGTGTTGCCCCCGGCTGAGCACTGTTTTCACTGCGGTGATCCGGTACCCAAGCCCCCATTTCACGCACAGATATTAGGAGAGTCGCGTGAGATGTGCTGTATGGGTTGTCAATTGGCGGCTCAGAGTATCGTTGAGACTGGACTTGAGCAGTATTATTTGGATCGCTCGGAGATTAACCGTACCGCTAGCCTGCCAACTCAGCTGACGCGCCTCGAAGCTTATGATCATGATGAGATTAAGTCGCAGTTTGTTTATGCGCAAGATGGCTTGTCAGTCGCTGAGCTCTCGGTCAATAATTTGCGCTGCGCCGCTTGTACATGGCTGATTGAGTCGCGCTTGTATGAGATTAATGGCATCGATAAGTGTCAGGTCAATCTGACCAATCAGCGTATGCGCGTCATTTGGAATGAGGACAAGCTGCCGATTAGTCGTATTTTGGCAGTCATTAATGAGATTGGTTACGAGGCCAAACCTTATCGGCAAGATACTCATGAGGCGATGCTCGCTCGTCATAATAATCAGATGCTATTAAGGCTCGGTATCGCTGCATTGGGCTCTATGCAAGCGATGATGTATGCGGTGGCGATTTATTTTGGTGAATATAGCGACATGTTGGTCTTTCAGCGTGACTTTTTGCGCTGGGTGTCGCTATTTGTCAGCATTCCGGTGTTCTTTTATGCTGGCGTGCCGTTTTTTACCTCCGCATGGGCGGCGATTCGGGCGCGTCAAGTCAATATGGATGTGCCAGTCAGTGTCGCTTTAATAGTGACTTTTTTCGCCAGCCTCTATGCCACGGTGACTGGACAAGGGGAGACCTACTACGACTCGGTTAGTATGTTTATCTTCTTCTTATTGGCAGGACGCTATATCGAGCACAATGCCCGTCTAAAAGCGGCCACGATGGCGAACGATCTAGTAGTGGTTGAGCCGATACTGGTCCAAAAAATCGCTGAGGACAAAGCTTCTGCTAATCATATTTTAGAGCGTTTGGACAGTTTGCAGCAATCAGAGCCGTTACCGGAGCAGCAGGTCAGTGCATTGCCTAACTTTAAGCAAACTATGGACGCCAGCGTTAAGCAGCTGACCGAAGAGATTGCTTTAGCCTGGCAACAATCAACCGCTGCGAGTGAGGCTTCTACTGATTCATCTATAGCGAATAAAATGGTCACCGCCCACAGCTTGCAAGTAGGCGATATCATTATGGTTGAAGCTGGTGCTGAGATCATCAGCGATGGTATCTTACTTAGCCCAACCGCTACTGTGTCACAAAGCTTGCTTACTGGTGAGGGCGACTTAATCATCAAGCGTCAGGGCGATTATATCGTTGGCGGCGCGCAAAACGACAGTCAGCCATTTGAGATGCTAGTGACGGCCTTGCCAGAAGACAGCCAAATGGGGCTGATCGATCGGCTAATGAACCGCGCTATGAGTGAAAAGCCCAAACTCGCTCAGCAAGCCGATAAGCTCGCGCGTTGGTTCGTGGCACGTATTTTGGTGTTATCGGTACTGGTATTTATTGGCTGGTACATTGTTGATCCAAGCCAAGCTATTTGGGCGACGGTGGCGGTATTGGTCGCTACTTGTCCTTGCGCCTTGTCTCTAGCAACACCGATTGCCTTGACGGTGGCGACCAATAGGTTGGCGAGCTATGGCTTTTTGACCACGCGTGGTCATACGCTACAAACTCTTGCTGAGATTACTCATGTAGCTTTTGATAAGACCGGCACGCTTACCTTTGGTAAGCCGAACTTATTGAATATTGAGCTATTAACTTCTGCTGCAGCGTTTAATAGGTTAACTCAAAACAAGGCTAGCTTAATTGAAAAAAAGACAAAGGTTAGCACGGCAACGGACTACCAAGACCAGCTATTATCGATAGCAGCAGCGCTTGAGGTCGGTAGTCGTCATCCCATTGCTCACGCGCTACTTACCGCCGCTTATCAGCTGCATCTGCCTGCCACCCAAGATCTGCAGCATTATCCAGCGGGCGGTGTTGAGGCGATGATTGATGGGGTGCTATACCGTATCGGTCATGCCGAGTTCGCTATGGACACGGCTAATAGCAATGGCCGTTCGCAAACGTTAGATATTGATTTACTTACTCATCGAGCCAGTTCCGCGGTAGTATTATCTTGCCAAGCGCTCGTGGATGATACGGCTAATAGCGAGCCTAGTTGGCAAGCGCTCGCCTGCTTTTATTTCAATGATAAAGTTCGCGATAGCGCCAAAGCGACCCTTGATAGCCTCAAAGAGCTTGGTATAGAATCTATCATGTTGACCGGAGATCCTAGTCCGCAAGCGCTAGTCATGGCGGACTCTTTGGGTATGTCGGCTGCTTTCAACGGTCTGTCACCAACCGATAAAGTCAATCATATCCAGCAGCTACAGAGCGAAGGAGGGGTGGTATTGATGGTCGGTGATGGTATCAATGATGCGCCAGTACTGGCAGCCGCTGATGTTTCTACCTCAATTGCTGGCGCGGCAGATCTTGCGCAAGTCTCAAGCGATAGTATTATTCTAAATGGTCAAATCGAAGCTATTAAGTCTGCGAAACATATCGCTAATAAGACTGAGCGCATCATCAAACAAAACTTCCGCTGGGCGCTCGGCTATAACGGCATCGTCTTGCTGCCAGCTATCTTCGGTTATGTGCCGCCTTGGCTTGCCGCTATCGGTATGTCGCTAAGCTCATTGTTGGTAGTACTAAACGCTTTACGTCTCAAACGGGCTTAA
- a CDS encoding tetratricopeptide repeat protein — protein MTILAPQKSPALFVVLFKLRLLTSNLKLLASILLSALVLTACQTVPSVPAISQKPISSEQTVTSTAQSGDGDQGYYEAYSDDDYPIEPYTAPEEEISPSYPVYDDALYNDNSSQPATYSSSLPPMPSDSAIETVLPPVITPPASRGDYVVPQQPTLPSHSELLERARQNSQQQSRQSTSSNSNLPAFRNLMQMGTSQLKAGNLSAAESSFTRAQRLAPRSSAVYFYLSQVALKKNQPRKAEAMARRGLTVSQDASRRRALWQLILRSGQAQNNARVIKEAQQALR, from the coding sequence ATGACGATATTAGCACCGCAAAAATCACCCGCTTTATTCGTAGTACTCTTTAAATTACGCTTACTGACCTCAAATCTAAAGCTGTTAGCTTCTATTTTGCTATCCGCTTTAGTATTAACGGCTTGCCAAACTGTGCCTTCTGTCCCGGCGATTAGCCAAAAACCGATTAGCTCAGAGCAAACGGTGACTAGCACGGCTCAGTCTGGAGATGGTGATCAAGGCTATTATGAAGCTTATAGTGATGATGATTATCCTATTGAGCCTTATACTGCGCCTGAAGAAGAGATTTCCCCTTCTTATCCTGTCTATGACGATGCTTTATATAACGATAACAGCTCGCAACCTGCAACTTATAGCTCATCATTACCACCGATGCCTAGTGATAGTGCTATTGAGACCGTGCTGCCGCCGGTGATTACTCCTCCAGCTAGTAGAGGCGATTACGTTGTCCCCCAGCAGCCCACATTGCCCTCACATAGCGAGCTATTGGAGCGGGCACGACAAAATTCGCAGCAGCAAAGTCGTCAATCTACTAGTAGTAATAGCAACTTGCCAGCGTTTCGCAATCTTATGCAAATGGGCACCTCTCAGCTAAAAGCTGGCAATCTTAGCGCGGCGGAAAGTAGCTTTACGCGGGCTCAGCGCTTAGCTCCTAGATCCTCGGCGGTCTATTTTTATTTATCACAAGTGGCGCTAAAGAAAAACCAGCCTCGTAAAGCTGAAGCCATGGCTCGTCGCGGCCTCACTGTCTCACAAGACGCTAGTCGTCGCCGCGCTCTATGGCAGCTTATCCTCAGATCTGGGCAGGCTCAAAATAATGCTCGCGTTATCAAAGAGGCGCAGCAAGCGCTACGCTAG
- a CDS encoding NAD(+) kinase codes for MENSAQSERLPHLHESELFHAIKNPAFRRIGLMGRAGKRSVIQSLIQVANTVNEMNLTLIMDVQTANLPTLNLVDIEKVKIVKRSLIGEICDLVIVVGGDGSILHAAEALARYRVPVLGVNRGRLGFLADVKPNEVAFKLRQVLMGDYQLDHRFLLTMEIREGDNILHEDMALNDIVLHAGKSVHMIDFQMKIDGQDVYRQHSDGLIAATPTGSTAYALSGGGPIIHPSMDAICLVPMHPHTLSSRPIVVSGNSEICIRIHEDNRTQPMVSADGKPSVPLEQDQRLYIRKHPDKLTLLHPPGFEFYEACRTKLHWNVHAEEFSLDSDDDDDIEDVADIVDSESADIANIEFNDNTSGYGADDDSESPR; via the coding sequence ATGGAAAACTCTGCGCAGTCAGAACGATTGCCACACTTGCACGAATCAGAATTATTTCATGCTATAAAAAACCCAGCCTTTCGCCGTATTGGTCTGATGGGACGCGCCGGTAAACGTAGCGTTATTCAAAGTCTTATTCAAGTGGCGAATACCGTCAATGAGATGAATCTGACGCTAATTATGGATGTGCAAACCGCTAATCTGCCGACGCTGAATTTGGTGGATATCGAAAAGGTAAAAATCGTTAAGCGTAGTTTGATTGGCGAGATTTGTGATTTAGTCATAGTAGTCGGCGGTGATGGCTCTATCTTGCATGCTGCCGAAGCTTTGGCGCGTTACCGAGTGCCGGTACTGGGAGTCAACCGCGGTCGCCTTGGATTTTTGGCTGATGTCAAACCCAATGAAGTGGCTTTTAAATTACGGCAAGTATTGATGGGCGATTATCAGCTTGATCATCGGTTTTTATTGACGATGGAGATTCGAGAAGGCGACAACATTCTTCACGAAGATATGGCATTGAACGATATCGTGCTACATGCTGGTAAATCAGTGCACATGATCGACTTTCAGATGAAGATTGATGGTCAAGATGTCTATCGTCAACACAGTGATGGCTTGATTGCCGCTACACCTACAGGCTCAACCGCCTATGCGCTCTCAGGTGGCGGGCCTATTATTCATCCAAGTATGGACGCTATTTGTCTGGTGCCCATGCATCCGCACACCTTATCGAGCAGGCCGATTGTGGTCAGCGGTAATAGTGAGATTTGTATTCGTATTCATGAGGACAATCGTACCCAGCCGATGGTAAGCGCTGATGGTAAGCCAAGTGTGCCGCTTGAACAAGACCAGCGCCTCTATATTCGTAAGCATCCTGATAAGCTAACATTATTACATCCTCCTGGCTTTGAGTTTTATGAAGCCTGCCGCACCAAGCTGCACTGGAACGTCCATGCCGAAGAGTTTAGTTTAGATAGCGATGACGATGATGATATTGAGGATGTGGCAGATATAGTAGACTCTGAGAGTGCAGATATTGCTAACATTGAGTTTAATGACAATACTAGCGGTTATGGTGCTGATGACGATAGCGAGAGTCCGCGATGA
- a CDS encoding aspartate kinase: MALIVQKYGGTSMGSIDRIKNVAKRVKRWHDNGHQIVVVVSAMSGETNRLIDLARQISNQPDPREYDQMVSTGEQVSISLLAMAIQELGIGARSMTGRQVAIKTDTSHNKARIQSIDDKNIREQLDAGNVVIVAGFQGIDEHDNITTLGRGGSDTTGVAIAAALGADECQIYTDVDGVYTTDPRVTSKAKKLKKITFEEMLEMASLGSKILQIRSVEFAGKYGVPLRVLSSFDDNNDGSFDDDFKNNVGTLITIDEGDSMEQAIISGIAFNRDEAKIVVRGVPDHPGIASAILTPIGRANIEIDMIVQNLSTGGTTDFTFTVNRTDLDKAMKVLNDEVKDEIGAKEILGNSEVVKVSLVGVGMRSHAGVASLMFQTLAENNINIQMISTSEIKVSVLIQDQHLEKAVKSLHTAFGLDRADGDSQVAGQ, translated from the coding sequence ATGGCGTTAATAGTACAAAAATACGGCGGCACGTCAATGGGTAGTATTGACCGTATCAAAAACGTAGCCAAACGCGTCAAACGTTGGCACGATAACGGTCACCAAATAGTCGTAGTAGTATCCGCCATGAGCGGTGAAACCAACCGTCTAATCGATTTAGCGCGTCAAATTAGCAATCAGCCTGATCCGCGCGAGTACGATCAGATGGTCTCAACCGGCGAGCAAGTATCAATCTCTCTACTGGCTATGGCTATTCAAGAGCTTGGGATTGGCGCGCGCTCTATGACCGGCCGTCAAGTCGCCATCAAGACTGATACCTCACACAACAAAGCCCGTATTCAAAGCATAGATGACAAAAATATTCGCGAGCAGCTCGATGCCGGTAACGTGGTGATTGTCGCAGGCTTTCAGGGCATAGACGAGCATGACAATATCACCACCTTAGGGCGCGGCGGCTCAGATACGACCGGCGTCGCTATTGCAGCAGCTCTTGGCGCTGATGAATGTCAAATTTATACTGACGTCGATGGCGTCTACACCACTGATCCACGTGTCACCTCAAAAGCGAAAAAGCTCAAAAAAATCACCTTTGAGGAGATGCTAGAGATGGCGAGCCTTGGCTCCAAAATCTTGCAAATCCGCTCCGTAGAGTTCGCTGGCAAGTACGGCGTACCACTGCGGGTGTTATCGAGCTTTGATGACAATAACGATGGCAGCTTTGATGACGACTTTAAAAACAACGTGGGTACTTTAATTACCATAGATGAAGGAGACAGTATGGAACAGGCAATTATCTCAGGTATCGCTTTTAACCGTGACGAGGCAAAAATTGTCGTGCGCGGCGTCCCGGATCACCCTGGCATTGCCTCTGCAATCCTCACTCCTATTGGCCGCGCTAATATCGAGATCGATATGATTGTCCAAAATCTATCGACCGGCGGCACCACTGATTTCACATTTACCGTCAATCGCACTGACTTAGATAAAGCGATGAAAGTACTCAATGATGAAGTCAAAGATGAGATTGGCGCTAAAGAAATACTTGGTAATAGTGAGGTGGTCAAAGTCTCTTTGGTAGGTGTCGGTATGCGCTCACATGCCGGCGTTGCTAGCCTTATGTTTCAAACTTTAGCTGAAAACAATATCAATATTCAGATGATATCGACCAGTGAGATCAAAGTCTCTGTACTGATTCAAGATCAACATCTAGAAAAAGCGGTCAAATCCTTACATACTGCTTTTGGTCTTGATCGCGCGGATGGGGATAGTCAGGTAGCTGGCCAATAA
- a CDS encoding HopJ type III effector protein, protein MSIRQSDVSALLNGLNKKALGFNDVISFIDDFYRYTPAPFVNGMLHNAAGENEGIAKIFGFAKHHKLSQLDTLRLFGEHFDKVQATPNGTDHANIRNFLHWGWQGFLMQKNPLTPRPTVDTTAL, encoded by the coding sequence ATGAGCATCCGCCAATCAGACGTCTCGGCCCTGCTTAATGGCTTGAATAAAAAAGCTTTAGGTTTTAACGATGTTATCAGCTTTATCGATGATTTTTATCGTTATACCCCAGCACCTTTTGTCAACGGTATGCTGCACAATGCTGCTGGCGAAAATGAAGGTATCGCCAAAATTTTTGGCTTTGCTAAGCATCACAAACTCAGTCAGCTTGATACGCTTAGACTATTTGGTGAGCATTTTGATAAGGTGCAAGCGACTCCTAACGGTACTGATCACGCCAATATCCGTAACTTTTTACATTGGGGCTGGCAGGGATTTTTGATGCAAAAAAACCCACTAACGCCGCGTCCAACGGTTGATACAACGGCACTGTAG
- a CDS encoding Bax inhibitor-1/YccA family protein, with product MANPIVSRAEFAIGGEPMTVKGVIQKTSLLLGLAAITGVGFFFYALMAGLSQGFITMVAFGSMFAAFGLAIFMTFKPKKAKTLAIPYALLEGLFLGGISLFFMRMYPSVPVTAMCATFVTAAVMLGLYRSGLVKVTEKFRSIVTSALIAIMLVYVAQWILSLAFGSSLPFLFEGGAIAIGFSLFVIVIASFTLLLDFDNIDRGVAAGISEDYEWLFSIGILATLVWMYIEFMRLLSYLQD from the coding sequence ATGGCCAATCCTATTGTCAGTCGCGCAGAATTTGCGATCGGCGGCGAGCCAATGACCGTCAAGGGTGTAATACAAAAGACCAGTCTATTACTTGGACTGGCTGCTATCACAGGTGTAGGCTTTTTCTTCTACGCGCTAATGGCAGGATTATCACAAGGCTTTATCACTATGGTAGCCTTTGGTAGCATGTTTGCCGCTTTTGGCTTAGCTATCTTTATGACGTTTAAACCCAAAAAAGCCAAAACTTTAGCTATCCCTTACGCTTTGCTTGAAGGGCTATTTTTGGGCGGTATCTCATTGTTCTTTATGAGAATGTACCCAAGTGTGCCAGTTACGGCTATGTGTGCGACCTTTGTCACCGCCGCGGTCATGTTAGGGCTTTATCGCTCGGGTTTAGTCAAAGTCACTGAGAAGTTTCGCTCGATTGTCACCTCAGCGCTTATCGCTATTATGCTAGTGTATGTCGCTCAGTGGATACTGTCTTTGGCTTTTGGTTCAAGCTTGCCTTTCTTGTTTGAAGGCGGCGCTATCGCTATCGGCTTTAGCTTATTTGTCATTGTTATCGCCTCTTTTACGCTACTGCTTGATTTTGATAATATTGATCGGGGCGTAGCGGCTGGTATCTCAGAAGATTACGAGTGGTTATTTAGTATTGGTATTTTGGCAACGCTAGTGTGGATGTATATTGAATTTATGCGTTTGCTTAGCTACTTACAAGACTAA
- the mrcB gene encoding penicillin-binding protein 1B: MQKPNLTKLQSPKRVISSLPSKQGGIVFSSILLIIVIVAMVLLALYLIKLDRTITHKFEGKRWDIPAKVYSQPLELYQGANVDNETMKTWLELLNYQNKKDYDRTGSFHKSGSTYFIHTRGFSYSANDVDKEQVIKMTIANKKIKSIQSTEPNDTGIIRLEPVSIGGIYPDSNEDRLVVSLDEVPQPLIDALIATEDRGFYEHKGISIRGIARAVANNFSGGSMQGGSTITQQLIKNFYLNSDRTMKRKANEALMAVLLELHYSKDEILQTYLNEIYLGQNGNRSINGFGLASQFYFNKPLNELRLDQQAMLVGMAKGPSVYNPRRHPEAAKTRRNVVLSNMQAMGTLSQEEFEAASEKSLGVVDKPVEGKSQFPDFLDIVKRELNDVYYSDDLKNEGLIIISTLDPIAQLAADKAVDNKLGELRRSSSKTKDLQGALVSANPETGELVSVVGSGSEFTGFNRAVDAKRPVGSLLKPIIYMTALESGRYNLASSVDDSPITITLKDGDWNPKNYDGRDHGFVPLSTALAKSYNQSAVRLGMEFGLDTFAKQLRRMGIEEKIPPYPSTLLGAVNLSPMDMLGVYQVFATGGFRTPIHSIRTVIDDRGRILQRTGLNTQRSLPPEANFLTNYALQQVVKEGTGRRANSLGSSLNIAGKTGTTNDYRDAWFAGYSGNYVSVVWVGRDDNKPIGLSGGTGALPVWVDYMRRLKLTPVAMAEPEGIEWLWLENNSGKLSNEKCANARYLPVMSAYLPKEASDCALQLYQQERAREQGFSIEPAQPEAGDNKQQVNSDEETQNNGDERNADTWYDRALEWF, from the coding sequence GTGCAAAAACCTAATCTTACTAAGCTGCAGTCACCAAAACGGGTGATAAGCTCCCTGCCCTCAAAACAAGGCGGGATTGTTTTTAGCAGTATTTTGCTAATCATTGTCATCGTGGCTATGGTTTTATTAGCCCTGTATCTGATCAAGCTTGATCGTACTATTACCCATAAGTTTGAAGGCAAACGTTGGGATATTCCAGCCAAGGTTTACTCGCAGCCGCTTGAATTATACCAAGGGGCTAACGTCGATAATGAGACGATGAAAACTTGGCTTGAGCTGCTAAATTACCAAAATAAAAAAGATTATGATCGCACCGGTAGCTTCCATAAATCTGGTAGCACTTACTTTATCCATACTCGCGGCTTTAGTTATAGCGCTAATGATGTCGATAAAGAACAAGTCATAAAAATGACTATTGCTAATAAAAAAATCAAAAGCATTCAGAGCACTGAGCCAAATGACACCGGTATTATTCGCCTAGAACCGGTCAGTATTGGCGGTATTTATCCAGATAGCAATGAAGATCGTTTAGTGGTCTCTTTAGACGAGGTGCCACAGCCACTGATAGACGCGCTAATTGCCACCGAAGATCGCGGTTTTTATGAGCATAAAGGTATCTCAATAAGAGGCATCGCGCGAGCAGTAGCCAACAACTTCTCGGGCGGCTCTATGCAAGGCGGCTCTACCATCACTCAGCAGCTGATAAAGAACTTTTATCTAAATTCAGACCGTACTATGAAGCGTAAGGCCAACGAGGCGCTGATGGCGGTACTGCTAGAGCTGCATTATAGCAAGGATGAGATACTACAAACTTATCTAAACGAGATTTACTTGGGTCAAAACGGCAATCGCTCTATCAATGGCTTTGGCTTGGCTTCACAGTTTTATTTTAACAAACCTCTAAACGAGCTACGCTTGGATCAACAAGCCATGCTAGTGGGTATGGCTAAAGGCCCAAGCGTCTATAACCCTCGTCGTCATCCCGAAGCGGCCAAAACTCGTCGTAACGTAGTGCTTAGCAATATGCAAGCTATGGGTACACTAAGCCAAGAAGAGTTTGAAGCTGCTAGCGAAAAATCTTTGGGCGTAGTCGATAAACCTGTCGAGGGCAAAAGCCAATTCCCTGACTTTTTGGACATTGTCAAACGTGAGCTAAACGACGTTTATTATTCAGATGATCTCAAAAACGAAGGACTTATCATTATCAGTACCCTCGATCCTATTGCCCAGCTAGCGGCTGACAAGGCTGTGGATAATAAGCTAGGTGAGCTGCGCCGCAGTAGTAGCAAAACCAAAGATCTGCAAGGGGCTTTAGTCAGTGCCAATCCTGAAACCGGCGAGCTGGTCTCTGTGGTCGGTAGCGGTAGCGAATTTACTGGCTTTAACCGTGCAGTAGACGCCAAACGTCCGGTAGGCTCATTGCTCAAACCCATCATTTATATGACCGCTCTTGAGAGTGGCCGCTATAACCTAGCCAGCTCCGTAGATGACTCTCCTATTACTATTACTCTAAAAGATGGCGACTGGAACCCCAAAAACTACGATGGCCGTGATCACGGTTTTGTGCCCTTATCGACTGCCCTAGCCAAGTCCTATAACCAAAGTGCGGTACGTTTGGGTATGGAATTTGGGTTAGATACCTTTGCCAAACAGCTTCGCCGCATGGGCATTGAGGAGAAAATACCGCCTTACCCTTCAACATTGTTAGGCGCTGTTAACCTAAGCCCTATGGATATGCTTGGGGTTTATCAAGTCTTTGCCACCGGCGGTTTTCGTACTCCTATTCATAGTATTCGGACGGTTATCGATGATCGCGGTCGTATTTTGCAGCGCACCGGACTAAACACCCAGCGTAGCTTGCCGCCAGAAGCGAACTTTTTGACTAACTATGCCTTGCAACAAGTGGTAAAAGAGGGCACTGGGCGCCGGGCCAATTCTTTGGGTAGCAGCCTTAATATAGCCGGCAAGACGGGAACCACTAACGACTACCGCGACGCTTGGTTTGCCGGTTATAGTGGCAACTATGTCAGCGTGGTTTGGGTAGGCCGCGATGATAATAAACCTATTGGTCTAAGCGGTGGTACCGGAGCGCTACCAGTTTGGGTGGATTATATGCGCAGGCTTAAACTGACACCGGTGGCGATGGCTGAGCCTGAAGGTATCGAGTGGTTATGGCTTGAGAATAACTCAGGCAAGCTGTCTAATGAAAAATGCGCTAACGCCCGCTATTTGCCCGTGATGTCGGCTTATCTGCCAAAAGAAGCTAGTGATTGTGCTTTGCAGCTTTATCAACAAGAGCGCGCGCGTGAGCAAGGGTTTAGTATTGAGCCTGCGCAGCCAGAAGCGGGAGATAATAAGCAGCAAGTTAACTCTGATGAAGAAACACAGAATAACGGCGATGAGAGAAATGCAGATACTTGGTATGATCGAGCGCTTGAGTGGTTTTGA
- the prmA gene encoding 50S ribosomal protein L11 methyltransferase: protein MAWQQLHLQCEKTNVDLAEALLLEAGALSIMLDDAGDQPLFEPLPGESPLWDEVILTGIFDASSENGSRQAVEQLSHEIAAQVQASRIWLSAIEDKDWEREWMTHYQPIECANNLWIVPEWLTPPAPEATNIIMDPGLAFGTGYHATTRLCLDWLTTESLQDKVVIDYGCGSGILGIAALLLGARQVYAVDIDPQAVLATNQNAERNHVDDRLLAFLPEEFNDYCANNKVIPVDIIVANILAKPLIGLAPYFATLIAPKGRIVLAGLIESQTEAVTEAYQPYFTLDPKHAFTAQEDHHWQRLSGTFTD, encoded by the coding sequence ATGGCATGGCAACAACTGCATTTACAGTGCGAAAAAACCAACGTCGATCTTGCTGAGGCATTATTATTAGAAGCGGGCGCTTTATCCATCATGCTAGACGATGCCGGTGATCAGCCACTGTTTGAGCCGCTGCCAGGTGAATCGCCGTTATGGGATGAAGTAATATTGACTGGTATCTTTGATGCAAGCTCTGAAAATGGTAGTCGGCAAGCGGTTGAGCAATTAAGCCATGAGATTGCCGCGCAAGTACAAGCCAGTCGTATTTGGCTGAGCGCTATCGAAGATAAGGACTGGGAGCGCGAATGGATGACCCATTACCAGCCTATAGAGTGCGCTAACAACCTATGGATTGTGCCTGAATGGTTGACCCCGCCGGCTCCTGAGGCCACCAATATTATTATGGATCCAGGCTTAGCTTTTGGCACCGGCTACCACGCCACCACTCGCCTTTGTTTAGACTGGCTAACTACAGAGAGTTTGCAAGATAAAGTGGTCATCGATTATGGCTGCGGTTCTGGTATTTTGGGTATTGCCGCCTTATTATTAGGGGCGCGCCAAGTCTATGCGGTAGATATTGATCCACAAGCGGTATTAGCAACTAATCAAAACGCTGAGCGTAATCATGTCGATGATCGCCTGCTGGCTTTTTTACCTGAAGAGTTCAACGACTATTGTGCCAATAATAAGGTGATACCAGTAGATATCATAGTCGCTAACATATTGGCAAAGCCGCTCATTGGCTTAGCGCCTTATTTTGCTACCCTTATCGCTCCTAAAGGCAGAATCGTGTTAGCAGGACTTATTGAGTCGCAAACCGAAGCTGTGACTGAGGCATATCAGCCTTACTTTACTCTTGATCCTAAGCATGCTTTTACGGCACAAGAGGATCATCACTGGCAACGTTTATCAGGAACGTTTACAGACTAG
- a CDS encoding DUF1315 family protein — MNKETILASLTPEIVDKFRVAIEIGKWPDGRPLSAEQRETCMQAVMVWEHEHLPPAERVGYIHKPVKDDGTIVGAECDVEHEHHYPNMPNPKGAIQPVKFRDK; from the coding sequence ATGAATAAAGAGACAATACTAGCCAGTTTGACCCCTGAGATAGTCGATAAATTTCGGGTAGCGATTGAGATTGGTAAATGGCCAGATGGTCGACCGCTAAGCGCTGAGCAGCGCGAGACTTGTATGCAAGCGGTGATGGTATGGGAGCATGAGCATCTGCCGCCCGCTGAACGTGTGGGTTATATTCATAAACCTGTCAAAGATGATGGTACTATTGTGGGCGCTGAATGTGATGTTGAGCACGAGCACCATTATCCCAATATGCCAAATCCTAAAGGCGCTATTCAGCCGGTTAAATTTAGAGATAAGTAG